CGCGTTGGTTTACGTAATGATGCGCTTGTTCTTGAACATGCGAAGCGTGCGCTTCCTGGCTTTGTTTTCCAGTCTCCGCTGGTTTATGAGATCGCTGAAGCCGGGACGCAGCATGAATTTCGGATTGGTGAGCCGTAGTATTTCCGGGAATTCATATTTGAATTCTTCCAGAAATTCGGGGTTGAGCGAACCGAAGTATTTTTTCGCCCAGCGCACGCGGTAAAAGTTTTTGTAGTCGTCGATCCACTTCTCCAAGCTATCCATCGAGACGTTCTTGTACTTGCTGATTCCCGTCGGATCTCCCAGACGCCCCCGGTTTGTCGTCGACAGTTGCACGTCTTCCGGGGTTTCGAATTCTTTGATGCCGAGCATCTCGTTGATCTTTAGCAGGGTGCGCTTGTTGTCGGCGACGAGATCTTCGTACCGGATGCTGGTTACGTTTGGGGTCGCTTCGTGTGCTTTGTGGAAAGCATACAGTTTGTCCAGTGCTGTGGTGAGGTCCGCTCTGTGGTTATCCAGCCACCAGTGCCCCGACCGAAAGGTGTTGCTCAATGAGGCCGCGACCGCCAAGGGGTGGCGGAACAGGAGAATATAGTATGCATCAGGGAATGTCTTGTAGATCTCGTCGATGATCAGCGTGTAGCGAGGGGTCTTGTCGATGAAGAACCGCTTTCCTTCCGCCAGATTGGTGTAGATGTCTTCCATCAGGAACCTGACGTGTCGCCGATAACTGTCGTCGAACCCGTTCCAGTTCTTCCGGATGTCGTCCTTGGCGATCTCGATGTTTTGTTCCCGGTAGCTGGAGTATCTGGAAATATCTTTCGGCTCTCCGAGTAAGCGTAAGAGCAGGCTTGTCTCTCCCAAGGTGGCACATTCGGATGTGCCGGTTAAAATACGCTGCAAGAGGGTCGAGCCCGATCTGGGGATGGAGAGTATGAAGATTGGGCGTTCCATTTGTCTTTATCCGATCACCTGATCAAGCGATGCCTTCGGGCTTTGTGGCATGTTTCTCGGTGATGTTCTATCTTTTTTTAGGCTTCTCCGGATAAATGCGAGCCTACATGGTCCGAATCGCCTAGGGAAAGACTCCGCGCATCTCGTAGACCTTGTTTAGGTGCTCGATTGCAGCCGCATAAGAGGCGAGACGCAGACTGCAGTTCAGACGCTTCCCCATGTCCAGTGCACGTTGTGCAGAGGCGGCCATGACCTTGCGTAGGCGCGCGTCGACCTCGCTTTCATCCCAAGTCTCCGACTGCCGGTTTTGCTTCCACTCGAAATAGCTGACGGTCACCCCCCCCGCGTTACAGAGAATTGCCGGGAGTATGGTAACGCCTTTGTCGAGCAGGTGCCGTTCGGCATGAGGGGTGGTCGGGGCGTTCGCGCCCTCCACGAGTATCTTGCAGCGCATGTGCGTGGCGTGTTCCAGATCGACCATTTGCTCGAGTGCCGCAGGAATGAAGAGGTCGACTTCAGTCGCATAGAATTGTTCGGTGCTAATGGCTTTTGCTGCGGGGTAGCCCTGTACGCCTCCATGCTGCTTGACGTAATCACTCAGTGCGTCGGCATCGATGCCGTCCGGGTTTTGGATGGCTCCGGTATGGTCCATCACGGTCATCAGTTTGCTGCCTCTCGCTTGGAGCAGCCGGCCGGTCCAGGAACCGACATTTCCGTAACCGATCAGGCTGAAGGTGGCACCTTCCACTTGCATGCCCATTCCGGGGAGCAACTCTTCGAGGACAAAGACAAGTCCTTGCCCGGTTGCTTTTTCTCGTCCTGCCGAGCCTCCGAACTCGAGTGGTTTGCCGGTCACCACGCCACGGGCCGTTACCTTGGTGGAGGATTCGGCAAAATTGATATAGGTGTCTGCCATCCAGGCCATGATCTGCGCGTTTGTGCCCACGTCGGGGGCAGGAATATCATAGTCGGGGCCGATGTTGCTGCCCAGTGCCGCAGTCAGACGGCGGGTGACCCGCATCAGCTCGGCCCGGCTTATCGCCCGAGGGTCTACCTTGAGGGCCCCTTTGGCCCCGCCAAAGGGCAGGCGGGCGAGAGCACATTTCATTGTCATGAGTAGTGCCAGGCTCTTGACCTCATCGAGCTTGACCTCCGGGTGGTAGCGGATGCCCCCCTTGTAGGGCCCCAGCACATTGTTGTGCTGCACCCGGTAGCCTTTGAACAATTGCCAGCTTCCGTCATCCATCTGCACGGGCAAATGAAACATGATTTCGTTCTTTGGCTGAGTTAGGATCAGTTTTACCCTGTGCGGTACGTCGAGCAGGTTGGCGGCTTCGAGCACGGATCCGATCGTCTGGAAGTAAAGGTTATGCTCGTCGTAGTATTCCTCCAGTTCATGGAAGAGTTCACGGGCGGATTGGCAGGCTGGGGTATTGCAGGGCTCCATAATGGAATCTTAGAATCTAAACCCCTGAAGACAAGTTATGTTCAATGAATTTTGTCTAGCTCCGCTTTTCGGACTGTTCGGAGAGCAGTTGCTTCAGTTCTGCCTTTTTGTCTTCGTCCAGCTTGATGGCCTGGTCGGACGGTGTTTCCGCTTCATGCTTTTTGTAGCATCGGCACATGTCCTGGGATTCCATCACCTGTCGATTGAACTTGCCGCAAACAATGCACAGTTTCACGTGAAGTTTTAAGAAAAACTTCCTTATCGGAGACATCTTTTCGTAGTCCTCTTTGGATAATGCGCGTGATACTTGCTTGCAGGTAAACATTCTTAATTGGCCTCCGGACCGGTCCATTTCGACTCGATCAGGGTTTTCAATTGTTCGCGGGCCCGGTGAAGCAGCACCCATAAATAATTCGGGGTGATGTCCATGACCTTACAAACTTCTTCCGTACTCTGTTCCTCGAGAATGCGAAGGATAAAGGCCTGCCGTGCCGGTGACTTTACCTGGCCGATGCATTCTCTGAAGACTTCCCAGAACTCCCCATTGTCGTAATATTTGCGCGGGTTGAATTGCCAGGGATCCGGATTGGTCGTGGCAATACCGCTGTATTTGAACCAGAAGCTCTCCATCAGCGCCTCGTCCTCTGCCTCGATGTCGACATGTTTCTCGCGCACTGCTTTGCGAATCCGGTCCACAATCTTGTTCCGCATGATTCCGCGCAGCCAAAATTTGATGTCCCGGCTGCCATCAAAGCGATCCAGTGCCTTGATACCTGCGAGAAAGGTGTCTTGCACGCAGTCTGCGGCAGCCTCGGGGTCACGCAGGCGGGACATGGCATAGCCATAGAGGTAGTCCCCATAGCGGTCCACCCACGTTTCTGGCGGGGCGATGTCGACTTTGGGTTGCGGTTTGTCTGGCACTTCGGACGAGCATGTATCATCTACTGGCAGCGTCAATCGGAACTGATGATAGGTGAATCAGACTTGCCTCGCTTCACGCGAACCCGCAACACTCACGCTTGTGCAAACCGAGTCCGAACATCTGAAATCCCCAAGTCCGCGGAGTCTTACCATCTGGCGGATGGTGGATGGCAAGCCGGGGCATGAATCACAGTCGAAAGGCCTGGTTGATGCCTTAGCCCGTCGTGTCCAGGTATCTGCGTATGATCTGCCTGCTCCGGGCAAGCTGACGGCGATTCTGGGCTGCTTGTTGGGGCGTTTCTCCCCCGGTAAGGGCTTGCCGGATCCTGACTTGATACTTGGGGCCGGGCACCAAACGCACTTCAGCCTACTGGCGGCACGCCGTGCCCGCGGAGGAAAGAGCGTGGTCTTGATGCGCCCGAGCTTGCCGGTTGCCTGGTTTGATTTCTGTCTGGTTCCCAAACACGACAATCCGCCCACAGCCGCGAATGTCTTGCCCACGCTGGGCGTGCTCAATCCGGTAGCGAGATCGTCCGATGCGTCGGATGCTCAGGGCCTGATTCTTGTCGGGGGTCCTTCCACGCATTTTGATTGGGATGACCGGGAATTGCCCGCACAAGTTGTCGAGCAGGTGAAATTACACAGTGATGTGAATTGGATCCTGACCACCTCCCGGCGTACGCCGCCTGCGACCGAGTCGGCCCTGACACAATTGGACATTCCTAATTTGAAAATCGTGCCTTTCAGCGAGACCCGGCCTGGATGGGTGGCGGAGCACCTGAACCGGTCGGGTGCCGTCTTGGTCTCCGAAGACAGTGTCTCCATGGTCTTTGAAGCGGTTACTTCGGGCGCGAGGGTCGGCTTGTTGTCTGTGCCGCCCAAACCGGGAACTTCCCGGGTGCGGCGTTCCGTCGAAACACTGCTGTCCGAGAAGCGTGCCTATCGTTGCCGGCAGGGGCTCCGTATGGACCAGGCGGATTTGGAGAGGACGCCGGTTGCCGAAGCGGATCGCTCGGCCGATTGGATCCTGGAGCTGCTATTTCCGCGATGACGATGCGAAAAAAAGTCCTGCGCACCCGACGTCGATCGGATGCGAACCGCTATAAAGGTGGTCGTAAGTGGTGTCTGTACTGGATGGCGCGCCTCTTCATCTCTACCATGCGTCACGTTCCGGTCGGCCTGAGCTTCCGTTTCGGCCGAGCCTTGGGCACACTCTTTTATCGATGCATGTCGCAGCGTCGTGACATTGTGGAGCGTAATCTGGACATTGTGAACGCATGGTTGCTGGAACAGTCCGGCCTAAGTGTCGACTCGACCCGTATGCCGAAGCAGGATCAGGTGCGTGAGGTGTTCCAGCGGGCGGGAGCCAATCTCTTGAGTGGGTTCGGGTTTCACCGTCTGAGCGCGGACGGGATGCGCCACCATCTGGAATTTGAAGGTGTCGAGTATCTGAAAGCCGGCCTCGACCGGGGGAAGGGCATTATAATGTTACTTGCGCATATGGGACCCTGGGAAGTGCTGGCCCTAATGCCTAAGATCGCGGCTGGTGAAGGGCTTGAGGTGCGTATGGCCTCAATGTACCGTCCTCTCAATAATACTTATTTGGACGATTGGTATAAAGGGGCGCGTCAGGCAGAGGGCACTAAGCTTTACAGTCATCGTGACGGACTGCACAAGCCGGTCGATTTTCTACGTGGTGGCGGAATGCTCGGGATCCTGGCCGATCAGAAGCTCAAGCGTGGCGAACAGGTGCCTTTCTTCGGACACGATTCCCTTACGAATCCGCTTCCAGGCTTGATGCAGCAACGATCCGGAGCCACGGTCCTGAGTCTATCGCTCGCGACCATCGGACCCGCACGCTGGCGCCTGCGCATCGCCCCCACAGAAC
The nucleotide sequence above comes from Coraliomargarita parva. Encoded proteins:
- a CDS encoding sulfotransferase family protein; this encodes MERPIFILSIPRSGSTLLQRILTGTSECATLGETSLLLRLLGEPKDISRYSSYREQNIEIAKDDIRKNWNGFDDSYRRHVRFLMEDIYTNLAEGKRFFIDKTPRYTLIIDEIYKTFPDAYYILLFRHPLAVAASLSNTFRSGHWWLDNHRADLTTALDKLYAFHKAHEATPNVTSIRYEDLVADNKRTLLKINEMLGIKEFETPEDVQLSTTNRGRLGDPTGISKYKNVSMDSLEKWIDDYKNFYRVRWAKKYFGSLNPEFLEEFKYEFPEILRLTNPKFMLRPGFSDLINQRRLENKARKRTLRMFKNKRIIT
- a CDS encoding Glu/Leu/Phe/Val family dehydrogenase is translated as MEPCNTPACQSARELFHELEEYYDEHNLYFQTIGSVLEAANLLDVPHRVKLILTQPKNEIMFHLPVQMDDGSWQLFKGYRVQHNNVLGPYKGGIRYHPEVKLDEVKSLALLMTMKCALARLPFGGAKGALKVDPRAISRAELMRVTRRLTAALGSNIGPDYDIPAPDVGTNAQIMAWMADTYINFAESSTKVTARGVVTGKPLEFGGSAGREKATGQGLVFVLEELLPGMGMQVEGATFSLIGYGNVGSWTGRLLQARGSKLMTVMDHTGAIQNPDGIDADALSDYVKQHGGVQGYPAAKAISTEQFYATEVDLFIPAALEQMVDLEHATHMRCKILVEGANAPTTPHAERHLLDKGVTILPAILCNAGGVTVSYFEWKQNRQSETWDESEVDARLRKVMAASAQRALDMGKRLNCSLRLASYAAAIEHLNKVYEMRGVFP
- a CDS encoding sigma-70 family RNA polymerase sigma factor; this encodes MPDKPQPKVDIAPPETWVDRYGDYLYGYAMSRLRDPEAAADCVQDTFLAGIKALDRFDGSRDIKFWLRGIMRNKIVDRIRKAVREKHVDIEAEDEALMESFWFKYSGIATTNPDPWQFNPRKYYDNGEFWEVFRECIGQVKSPARQAFILRILEEQSTEEVCKVMDITPNYLWVLLHRAREQLKTLIESKWTGPEAN
- a CDS encoding mitochondrial fission ELM1 family protein; this encodes MNQTCLASREPATLTLVQTESEHLKSPSPRSLTIWRMVDGKPGHESQSKGLVDALARRVQVSAYDLPAPGKLTAILGCLLGRFSPGKGLPDPDLILGAGHQTHFSLLAARRARGGKSVVLMRPSLPVAWFDFCLVPKHDNPPTAANVLPTLGVLNPVARSSDASDAQGLILVGGPSTHFDWDDRELPAQVVEQVKLHSDVNWILTTSRRTPPATESALTQLDIPNLKIVPFSETRPGWVAEHLNRSGAVLVSEDSVSMVFEAVTSGARVGLLSVPPKPGTSRVRRSVETLLSEKRAYRCRQGLRMDQADLERTPVAEADRSADWILELLFPR
- a CDS encoding lysophospholipid acyltransferase family protein — its product is MRKKVLRTRRRSDANRYKGGRKWCLYWMARLFISTMRHVPVGLSFRFGRALGTLFYRCMSQRRDIVERNLDIVNAWLLEQSGLSVDSTRMPKQDQVREVFQRAGANLLSGFGFHRLSADGMRHHLEFEGVEYLKAGLDRGKGIIMLLAHMGPWEVLALMPKIAAGEGLEVRMASMYRPLNNTYLDDWYKGARQAEGTKLYSHRDGLHKPVDFLRGGGMLGILADQKLKRGEQVPFFGHDSLTNPLPGLMQQRSGATVLSLSLATIGPARWRLRIAPTELSPGHKFEGREQSALMCNRALEQMLADSPLDGFWFHERFDGYKHKLA